In Ooceraea biroi isolate clonal line C1 chromosome 1, Obir_v5.4, whole genome shotgun sequence, the genomic stretch TCCGCATCCCCGTTTTGCGTGGTTCCGTTGAGTTTTTGCTTTTCCGAATCCACTGCATTTTTGTCCTTTGTGTCCACCACAGTTCCTTCTTTCACCGTTGCCTTCTCCTTTGCCGTCTCCTGCTGTGCAGCTTCGTTATCGCGTTCCTCAACGTCAGCCGGTTTATTCGTCTCGCCCGCCTTCGTTTCCTCGGCTGTCTTCTCGTCAGTCTTTTCAGCTTGTTCGTTTACGTCCAAACTCTTCTCCGTGGATACTTTACTCGGTGGCGTTGCGTCTTCCTTTACGTTTACTGTTGTATTAGCTGCCGCTTCCACTTCCGCTACAGTTGGCTTTGCTGGGCTCTTCTCTCCTCCAGCCGTCTCCACTGTCTCCCCATTTTCCGTGAGATTTTCCGCTGCGCTCGTCTGCGGTTTCGCTGCTGCCTCTTCCGGTTCGCTCTTCGCTGAAACGTTCTCGCTTTCGGCCTTCGATTCTTCCTTCGCCTCATCTTTCTCCATTTTCAAGGACTCTTCAGTCTTGTCCACCTTGCTTTTCTCACAAGCTTCCGATCCATGATCGTTCGCCTTCTTGTCAGTTGCGGTCGTCTCGACTGTATCGGCGACTTTATCAGATTGCGTATCTTTCACGAGGTCTGTAGAGCCTTCGGTCTCTTTCTCGGAAGACGTGGCAGCGTTTTCGGACGCTGACGCGGACTCTGGCACGGACATGTTTATTGAATCATCGGCAGTGGGAGCGATCGCGTCGGAATTTTCTTCAGTCTTTTCTGACACGGCGATCTTAGTGCTGTCTTTCGTCGCGTTGTCATTCTTTGCAGTTTGTTCCTCGCTCTCAGACGCGTTTGGATTCTCGCTCGTTTCCTTGGCCTTGGGCTCCGTCGCTTCCGAAGCCGAAGTCTCCTGTTCGACCTTGGAGGAATCCTTCTCAACCGTCATTGGCTCCTCCGCTTGTGCCAAGGAACACGAGGCACCGTCTTTCGACGGTTGACCATCCGCGCACTCCTTTCTTTCGGAGGATTCAGCCGCCGTTTCTTTCGCCTCGTTCTTTTCGACTCTTTGATTCGACTGATCAACGATATCTCTATCAGGCATATCCACGTCCTCGGAAGTGTCCATTGGCTCGCACACGTTAGTCGTGCACTCGTCGCTCTTTTCATCTGTTTCTACCTTTTGCCGCTTTGCGGTCGTTTGAAATGTCAAATCTAGGAAGGATTTGATAGTCGTATACGTAATCTTTTCCTTGTCAGTTAGGGCAGCGTTACCGTCACGTACAACGATGACCGTTGATAAACCTGCTTCCTTGGCAGCTGCGGCTTCTGTCATCGTttagggagagagaaagagagacagaaaaaaaggaatgagCAAAGAATAAATTATCCCTATACGATGTAGTAAACCTAGCATGCAACACGGTAGGAAAACGTGACTAATTATTTCATCGACTTAACGATCAAGTATTATCGTGCAAAGGGAGAGGAAACGTGTACGAACCTCTTACGATATCGGTAAGGAAAACAACATTGGATGGTTTTTCACCGATGTTGCtcagtatatttttataactatCGCTCTCTTGTTTGGCACCTACTTTTGTATCAAAGAAACCACTGAAATactaaaaacagaaaaagagacaggAATTGTTATACCGTTAGACTTGAAATAGGTATCCATCTTTGGACATATGGCATATCTTGAATTACGGCAGATTACGttattgttgaaaaatataccTTAAGCAAATTGCCGTGTACAGAATGTTCGAAGAGGAGCTCCTGTGCCTCGACACTGCCGCTCgaataaacatatatttttttcccaTCGTTCGTCCATGACTCGAGCGCTTTAGGAACATCTTCGTAAACACTAAACAAGATGTGCACTTTTCAGGTCTCCCACGTTAAAACTGTGTCTTAACTTCTCCCGATTTTCTTGCGATTTTTCAGAATTCgcagacaaaattatttattatttcatgtgTAATTTCACtcaaaaatgcaataataatttccaGCGTTTCAAACTCGCTATGCCAacgtttgaaaattaaaatgtaatcgaaatcaaattaaatcgaaaatatgtaaaatataaatatcacggAAATTATGTTTACGAATGGTCGATGTGAGCTGACATAAAAGATACCTTGAtgatgagaaataaatataaataagttgAACTGAAGTGAGCCCAAATGCTACATATTCACCTCATTACTTATAGTATGCAATCGCAATCGTTATGTATGACATGTATAAAAAATCAgcaatattattctttattcttcCGCATCAAACTATGTCAACTATCCCGCCAagtactttaataaaaatcaagttaaatattactttgcgCAAATTTCACATGTTAAAGTGCTTATGTGTAAAGACATAAAGACATAATACGTTGATATTGCAGGAGAatcaatcttatttattacagttacaaagaaattattgaaagtGGAATAACTTACTGAGCTTTAACCGCGCCTGTTTTATACGCTTCGCGCCACATATGTCCTTGCAGCTGCTTCAGCGCACCGGTCTTACGATCGTTATCCATTTGccagaaaacatttttcaaaagtgaatctttttcttcttcaggTTTATCGCCGGCGATCGCTACAAAGCCATCtagtttttcttcttcgtcttttttTGCCTAAAAacagcacgcacgcacgcatcagtattattaataaaagaaagtttCCGCATAAAGTTTAAAGATCCTTGCACGATAGGCGAAATTCGGAAATTTTGCCTGTTCCCTTCTGCATTAGCATATGCATTTTCTAGTGTTGGAATTCTGTTTCTATTGCTGCGCTATCGCTTTATACTATCGCCTCTGCTATTAGTCTATCACTATCGCTATCGCCTATTGTGCAAGGGCcttaatataaagataagCATTAATATTGTCAAGAAAAggacaagaaaatattttacgtgtttaataatattattatttaaaaatagattcgttattaattataaatttccgaCGTTACAGGGATAACATAAAAAGACAATTGTTTCTATTGTAACCGTGCCCATGGATTTTGTCACATATCTATATGTATGCGATGCagtatgataaataaaaagaaacactatcgatctatatacaatatatatttgttggaGCGTTAAACAGGAACAAATTCATCATTTCCGACCGTACcgtaaaaaattgtatatttaccTGCTCCTTCAACATTTCATAGTCCTGTTTGAACTCTTCATCCTCCCATTTCGTCtcgatgtaattttttaaatgttggCGCACATAGGGGAAGAGGGTTTCCTACAAGAGAGACAAGTCGCGCATAAGGAACCATTTTCCCCGGATTTCCAGCGAAAACGAACGTCGGAGAAAAGTCACGCGCGTATCCCATCGTTCCCGGCGAGCGTTCGGTGGCGTCTCGGCGCGCCGCGTCAATATACAACACGCATATGCCGACCGACATCTATGAAAAGATCGTAGGTTTATTTTCAAGCCCGATTCTCATGGGTTTCCGGTCGCCCGTCGTTAGCAACCGCAAGGCGGGAATCAGCCGTTTTTGACCAGGAACATCCGAGTCGACCGGCTTTTCTCGGCTCGCCCGTGAAATCCGCGAACAGCCGCGAtcgtggcggcggtggcggtggcgacTCGCCGCAGAGGGCGAAGACTCGCGTTTCGCGAGCCGGCTCGCTACGCCGGCTCGCGAGAGCGATAATCGAAATTTCATCGCGTACACACGCGCGACGAGAGACAAATCCTCGGAGACCCGGATGACTTCCCGGAGTCGCGGATACGTGCaatcgagagagcgagagagagagaaagggaggtgGAAGGGCTAGGGGCAGGAGGGAGGGGAAGGACGTCGCTGCCGTTACTCGGCAAAGAATACCTGCCAGGAACTCGTCCGGAAAACTCGCGACGAGACCGCCTCCGATGTCTCGAACAGCGCGACAACGAGAACAACGGCACGGCGCGAGCAACACGCGAGCCGCGACGCACGTTCCGTCTTTGTGCATTACCTTGACGAAGCTGATGCTAGTAGTGGTACCCTCGATATCGACGAGCACCGTCCTCGCGTGTAAGACCTCGTCCTGATCCTGGCTACGCTTTTCCCTGGCCATTTCCACGAACGACTCGCCCACGACCGGTAGGATCAAGGTGTATCTATATGCGTGGTGTTCCCCTCGGTTAGGTCGGCGCTCACGCTGTGTATGTCGGCGACGACGCGTTCTTGTTGGGAGCCGGCGAACGAATTCACTGTTGGCCGTGCGCCAATGTGTGCCGCCGCGCCGGTGTATGCGTGCGAACCCGCGAGTCCCCTTCCGCTCGCGGCCCGCGCCCTGCTATGCCCGGTTTCCCACTCCCGTATTCCGCGTCCCGGGTGCCCGGAGTTTTGTCCAACCCGCCGTCCTGACCGGTTCCAACCAAACGATCGAGTCTCGGAAGCACCCAAGAGATGTCTCTAAAGGATCCTtgggaggggaggggggagaAAGCTTCTCATATTTTTCCAAAAGACGGAGTTTTCGCGCCGTAACGGCTCTCGCGCGTTTGCGGCATGTCGAATGTCGCGTCTCGACGaaacgaataaattaatcgtTTCGTCGATTGAAGCTTAATTAACGTTTGTCCGTCAGTTTCGATAACGCGGCATTATTTATCGTACTTAAATTTCCAATGAGAATTCATATCGGAGGATGATTATAGTCCTTGGACCGCAAAAAGAAGCAAAACGTCGAGAGCGTAATGTGCACGAAGAAAGCGGGCTCCGTGACGAGTCGTGATAGCCCTGCATCGAACATGAAACCGCGGTCCCGTGTGTTTGTGCGCGCCGCGCGAATCGCTCGTTCCCCCCCTGAGCTCGTCCAATGAGCGGCTTCGTTCTTCGCGAtcggtgtgtgcgtgtgcgtgtactTGTTGTCTCCGCACACGACCCTCctgttttgcaaaaatttcacGCGGCTGAATCTCGCGAAAAATCGCTTATTTCGGTAAGCTTTCGCGATGAACGTGATGATACGACTTTGCCAGCTTTGTTTTTTGAGACGGAGGTTGGTCGGTTCGGCCGGAAATCCTTTCGAATATCGACTCGACGGCGAACCCTTCGATGATATCACTCCGCGGAAAAGTAGTTCCGTCGCGCGTTGTTTTTCGCtaaatttcgaaaaacggCACGGCAAATTCCGGCCGTTCCGCTCGAGATATCGTCCTTCTCGTGCGTCTCGTGGACCTCGCATCGTGATCCGGCCGTTCCGtgatttcaataataaatattttgccgTTGCTCTTTGCGAACTCGAGCGAGAATTCGTCTCCATTGTGCACTCGCTCGTTAGACGAGGACGAACGATCATCTGATTTTTGCGCCAGCGCCGCGTCCATTTAAATTTCTGCGTGACGCGCGCAGCcatttaaatttgaatgcGACGACCATGCTGCTTTGCCGTTTTGCTGACTGCATGCACGATATGTAGCAACGGTAACGGTATGGATGTAGGTAGAATTCAAATATACCATAACGGGATATTCTTGGAAATCGTCTTGCAATATTGAGAAACGTTCACATTTATCGAGTTAAATTGGATATTCGACCTAGTAGCATTAAACATTTGTACATTCAAACGTTAAACGTTTGTACAGGGGATAAAATAACtggcaatataatatattaatatgtaccATATGTACATTATTGTATTGATGGAAAGACGGAAGATACATTTAAAAAGCGCATTTCACTGTAAACATGTGCTCTATTTACACGTGCTTTATTACATAGTTTacagctatatatatatatatatatagctgtGATAAAAATTGGTGAAATAGAGATAGtgcacaaatataaatatacgtatagGATTAACTTacaaaaaggtacaaaaacgTCGTATcgattacattaaaaatgatgGGTGTACCACACGAatgtataaagtaaattatttactcGCGTAAATTATAACTCACGAAGGATTCCAAGGAATTCTGATCAAGCGTAATCAAGTGGTAATTATACGTAGTATCTTGTGTAAATTTTACTTCACACAATTTGCGAATGTTTTCTCATTCTCGAGAAAGATTGGAACGAAAGCCCAACGTGTTGCGCGCTACACGCTTTGTATTTCGTtcaatttttcgccgagaTGCTTGTTCAAGTGCATTCTGATCTCTTGTTGGCTGCTGCACTTCTCTCCGCACTCGGGACACTCGGCGGCCTCGCCGTCCCCGTGCTCCTTCTTGCGATGTTTCGAGCGATTGTTGTAAGTGGAGAAGGACTGGTCGCAGTCCGGGCACTGGTAAGGCTGTTCGCCCGTGTGCTTTCGGCGATGATGATCCCTCGAGTCCTTTCGTCTGAAGGTCATGTTGCAGTACTCACACGTGAACGGCTTCCTACCAGTGTGCAGCAGGATGTGATTGTACAGGGACTTGGTGTCGTTGAATCCTTTGCCGCACTGCGCGCATTTATATCGTTTCTCGCCGCCGTGTTTGCTCTTGATGTGATTGATCAGCAGCTGCTTGATCTTGTACGTGGCGTTGCACACGTCGCACTGAAATATCGGGCTGACTTTACCCTCGTGCACTTTCTCCTTGTGCGCCTTGAGCGACATTTGATGCTTAAACTTCTCGTGACACTCGTTGCACTCGTGCCACGGTTTCTGTGTCGTTAGCAGGGGATCCTGCCGGTCGATCTGATGGGTCTCCATCATGTGGTACTTGAGCATGCGGTACGTCGGCAAGTCCTCCGTGCACACGGGACACGTAAATAATTGTGGCAACGACACGTTCTTGTCGTTCTTCCAATGCTTCTCCAGGTGCTCGTTCATGTTCTGCTTTTTGCTGAACGACTTGTCGCATATCTTGCAACTGTAGCGATTGTGAGAGAAGTGAGTCTTCCTGTGAAGCTTCAACGCGTTCGTGGTCATACATCGTAGACCGCACACGTCGCACTGATAGGGTCGCTCGCCCGTGTGCGTCCGATGGTGCTCCTTCAATCGCGTCTTCAGCTGAAACGACTTGCCGCACAGCTCGCAAATGTGCGGCCTCGCCCCCTTGTGCACGAAGAGATAGTGCTCGTACAAAGAGTTCTCCGCGCTGAACTCCTTGCCGCACGTGCTGCAGACGAACTCGTTCATGTTCTCGTTGTGCCGCATCTCGTGGAACTCGAGTCTCTCCTTGCGCACAAAGTGTTTCGGACACTTGGAGCAGTGGTACTGCCGCGGCGATATCACCTTGGTCTCGTTCCCGTCGACCATCAGCGACAGCGTGGAATCCTCGCACGCGGCGCACGTCGCTAGATCGTTGATGGCACCGGGATCCAAATCCGTTATCAATTTTCCACAAAGGCTGCAATTTACGGTAACCCGCTCTTGCATCTCAATCGCGATAGTCTGCCGCGCCTGACTGATGTTCGGGTCATCCGTGCCCGTTTCAAAGTGTATCTCTTTTATACCGGAGTGCTTGTGCCTCTTCTGATGCCCGTTCAATCTTGGCTTCTTCGCGAACAACTTGCCGCATTGCAGGCAGGCGTAGCGCACCGAGCTTTTGTGCATGTGGAAATAGTGGTCCCACAGTAAATTCTCACTGCTGGCTTCCTTGTCGCATATCGTGCACACGTATTTGTCCATTTTGTTCAATTTATGCCTCTCCATGTGAAACTCGTACTTCAACTGAGACAGGTAACGAGCGCCACATAAATCGCACACGATTTTCAGGCAATTCTTAATATCCATGTCCTCGTACCTCGTGCAATCCTCGTCGATGCGATCTCTCTCCGTTTCCGTTGTATATACCGTACTGTTTTCCCCTTTAGAGTCCATCTCGTCATTGAGCCACTCCACATCTTCGTTTCCCGACTTGAACCTTATCGAACCGTCTGTGCACCTGCAATCGTTGTTCGATACATCGTCACGTTCCATTGGACCTAACTTTGTTTCCAGTTTTGGCAATTTGATCGACTTAGCGGCTGCCTCATGAGCAACGTTCTCttgaaattttctcttttggcTGTTGCTCGCCAAATGAGATGGGTTTTTCCTTCGAGGCGCAACGACCGTGTAATTGATGTCTTCTCGAGACTGCGGCGAGCTTCCGCACGTTTCGCTGATGcttctttcattattatttacaaactCGCGCGATGATCCATGCAACTCATCATTCGTGCGTGACTTTTTCGCGCACACATTATTGGATTCTACTGTATCCTCGGAACTTTGGATATTTCTTTCCGTCACCGATCTCCCCGTTTGATCTACAACAGCCAGTGAAATTTGAAATGCATAATCCTCAGGGTTGTTCCTTATTAGGATCATTAAATCTACGTTGCAATTCGGACACAGGCAGATCATGTCACTGTACAGAGATTTGGAGATGGTTTCCATTTTTTCACTTCTGCTGGCTTCCAACAACGAGCTGGTCTTCGTTGCACTTgcactttttttctttgagTATTCCAGAACATTTTGAATGAACTCGTAATGTCTGGTAATTCTCTTGTGACAATAGGAGCATATGTGTTTGGAATGACCATCATCTTGCGACACCTGCAAAAGATTGATATAGTTATTTCTTGTAGCAATTTTAaccattttaatttcaatcaaTCATTATAATCACAAATGTAACGTACACTAATCGGTAATGTATCAATGATTTTCTGTGCCAAGTTAGTCGTCTTGTCAAAAATGTACTTCGAGTCCTCCTCTGTGAGCTTAATACCACAAAGGCGACACATCAGAACGTCAGTTGGTATATCCATCTTGACATTTCTACAAGATCTCTGTGAGAGCTTCCTGACTTCGTTTTTGCGGATGATATAGAAATGATCATTTATAAAAACTGTAACACACAACTGTAAGGCTGCATCATACTTTTGTCAAATATTGTGGTAATGAAAATTCTTAATGTCCTTTTTTTTACAGTATTTACTTACAGTGTCcacaatttgttaaattaatttttgacacAATGTTGATTGTCTTATAGTGTTACATCCCGTGGGTGTACGCTGGCCTACGAGTCCTTGGTAAGGTATTCTTTACCAATCAGTGCAAAATGAAgcagatatattataatatctctaATCAGTCAGTTTACATTCCCTTGCATGCAATTCCCGGAATATTGTGTACTCGCTAAAATTTTCttgagaattattataatattcatgatCACAAAGTTTTTTGACTGCACTTTCATTTACTATTTTTATGTAACTAGTACGAATTATAGAGGTTAGAGAGAGGACAGGGCTATTGTGAGAAATATTCGAGGTAGCGATACGTAACAGCGGCTTACCTTTCCAATCGCGGATAGGCATTGCACTTTTTACCACCAGTCGATAATAAAGTCAGAGAAAAGGTATATCGAACGACGTGAAACATCTGATCGTAACATCGTGGCTGATGATAATATGTCTCAATTCCACAAGTTTCCACGCGCTCACACTGGCCATGCACACACGACACACGTGTGCCTGTCGTGCCCGTTGTCATGGCTGGCAATTACAAGAATTTTATGAAACTGTTGGAATCGTGGCCACTGGACAGATCCAAAACCGGCAGGTAATAATATTACAGAGTGATGTGAACCGAAATGTTACATGTATCGGTTTATGAGTTGTACAATTGATTGTCAGTAACGTGACAATGtttatttcttgaaataaCTTTAGGTTAAGATGCATTTTCACATTTATACATAGAGCTTTGCTCCAACTATAAATAGATGAAATATAACGTTTATATATGCTggcattatattaataatcaagtCCGTCTTGCTTATTTCTAATTGCTTGTGAATTACTTTTAGAGATTTGGGTCAACATATTCGTGACCAGCTTAAAATTGCATTCGCCAAAGGTGATGCAACTACTCTTCCAGACCCGGAAAAATGTAACCGGTATTACTCGAGCTTGAAAAGAATTTCGTCGAATTATTATGGACAACTTTACAGACGTTCCTTGTTGAGTACTGCGAGTGGCTTGAACAAGGAGCACTGCAACTTGGCGTTGTCTCCTGAGATGTTAGAGTAttggagagaagaagaaaaagggatATTTGGAAGATACTACGGAAAATTAAAGAGACTTCTAAAACAATGATAAGAAGACTTAAGTTGAAGTTTAACAAAAACATTAGCTCGTTATGCTTGGTCAGCGGGAGACGATACAGTCTTAAATACGATGAATGTCCTAATGAGAATCCTCACATACCAGTC encodes the following:
- the LOC105275005 gene encoding enolase-phosphatase E1, which codes for MDIPTDVLMCRLCGIKLTEEDSKYIFDKTTNLAQKIIDTLPISVSQDDGHSKHICSYCHKRITRHYEFIQNVLEYSKKKSASATKTSSLLEASRSEKMETISKSLYSDMICLCPNCNVDLMILIRNNPEDYAFQISLAVVDQTGRSVTERNIQSSEDTVESNNVCAKKSRTNDELHGSSREFVNNNERSISETCGSSPQSREDINYTVVAPRRKNPSHLASNSQKRKFQENVAHEAAAKSIKLPKLETKLGPMERDDVSNNDCRCTDGSIRFKSGNEDVEWLNDEMDSKGENSTVYTTETERDRIDEDCTRYEDMDIKNCLKIVCDLCGARYLSQLKYEFHMERHKLNKMDKYVCTICDKEASSENLLWDHYFHMHKSSVRYACLQCGKLFAKKPRLNGHQKRHKHSGIKEIHFETGTDDPNISQARQTIAIEMQERVTVNCSLCGKLITDLDPGAINDLATCAACEDSTLSLMVDGNETKVISPRQYTLILPVVGESFVEMAREKRSQDQDEVLHARTVLVDIEGTTTSISFVKETLFPYVRQHLKNYIETKWEDEEFKQDYEMLKEQAKKDEEEKLDGFVAIAGDKPEEEKDSLLKNVFWQMDNDRKTGALKQLQGHMWREAYKTGAVKAHVYEDVPKALESWTNDGKKIYVYSSGSVEAQELLFEHSVHGNLLKYFSGFFDTKVGAKQESDSYKNILSNIGEKPSNVVFLTDIVREAAAAKEAGLSTVIVVRDGNAALTDKEKITYTTIKSFLDLTFQTTAKRQKVETDEKSDECTTNVCEPMDTSEDVDMPDRDIVDQSNQRVEKNEAKETAAESSERKECADGQPSKDGASCSLAQAEEPMTVEKDSSKVEQETSASEATEPKAKETSENPNASESEEQTAKNDNATKDSTKIAVSEKTEENSDAIAPTADDSINMSVPESASASENAATSSEKETEGSTDLVKDTQSDKVADTVETTATDKKANDHGSEACEKSKVDKTEESLKMEKDEAKEESKAESENVSAKSEPEEAAAKPQTSAAENLTENGETVETAGGEKSPAKPTVAEVEAAANTTVNVKEDATPPSKVSTEKSLDVNEQAEKTDEKTAEETKAGETNKPADVEERDNEAAQQETAKEKATVKEGTVVDTKDKNAVDSEKQKLNGTTQNGDADVPVLDDKLHSNGLNEGSSKETTGEDETAAQNGEPESSSESSAESIKVKKVVDSTVADGAGEPDVVPPVVVAATS